The window AGATGCTCGACGACATGCGCGAGCGCGCCGAAGAGATTCCGCAGTGGGAATTTGTCGATGGCGTGCTGACGGCGCTGGTCTGCACCCGCCGCGCCGTGCCCGAAGAAGAGTTTTTGCCCATGCTGGTGGGCGATGGCGAAATGCTGGAGCGCAGCGCCGACGGCAGCCTGCCCGTGCTGCCCGCCTTTGCCGACCGCGCCCAGCAGGACCGTTTTCTGGCGCTGTGGAACATTCGCTGGGCCGAAGTGGTGGCCCAGCTCGATACCGATGTGAAGAGCCTGGAAGAGGACGACACCTTCCAGCCCGATGCCATGGACATGCGCGGCGCCGTTGCCAGCCTGCCCGAGGAAGAGCGCAAGGAGATGGAAGGCCAGGACATTCCGTCGTTCGGCCAGGTCTGGGCGCTGGGCTTCATGTTTGTGGTGGAAAACTGGGCCGAGGAATGGGCCGCGCCACGCGACAAGGACGCCGCGCGCTGGCTCAACGATGCGCTCGACTCCGTGGTGGCACTGACCGAGGATGACACCGGCACCCCCACCGTCTGCATGTACGACGAAAACGGCCCCGCCAGCACCAGCCAGGAGCGGGTGGAAACCTTTGGCGAAGCCATCTGGGCGGTGTACGACCTGCGCCAGATCTGGAAAAGCATGGGCCCGCGCCAGGCCACCGTCATCAAAGGCGATGTGCCCGGCCGCAACGACCCCTGCAGCTGCGGCAGCGGAAAGAAGTATAAAAAGTGCTGTGGCGCTTGATAGGTAAGCGCTTGGTGCTATGAAAAAAGAGGCATTGCGCACGCAATGCCTCTTTTTGTATGTGCCAACGTTTGCCTGGGGCTTGCAGTGACCCGGTGCCTACTTGGGCATGCGCACTGCGGTCACCTCGATCTCCACATACCAGGCCGGGTTGGCCAGTGCGGCAATCTGGAAGGCGGAGCGCGAGGGCAGGTTGGGCTGCTCGGCCGTGCCAAAGAACTGGGTGTAGCCCTGCATGAAGCCGGCAAAGTCCATCTTGTTGCCCTTGGCCGGGTCGGCCACCAGGAAGACCTGCATCTTCACTACATCCTTCATGGTCAGGCCCATGGCCTTGAGCTGCTTGTCGATGGTGGTCAGCACGCCAATGGTCTGGGCGCGTGTGTCGCCGCCATAGGCGGCAGGGTCATTGGCAGGCTTGGAGGCATCCACCACCGGCGGCACCTGGCCGGAGAGGTACACCGTTGTTGCGCCAGGCGGTATTTCCACGGCATTCGAGATGGGGAAGTTGGAGCCCGGAATGCCGTGGCGCACCACGGACTGCGAGCGGCCGTCGCCCATTGAAGAGCTAGCGCAGCCCGCCAGGGTGCTGATGGCGGCCGCGGCGGCTGCCAGGGTCATCCAGGTGCGCAAGGCGGTGCGGGAAGAGGTGCGATGGGAAGGGGGCATGGGTAGGGGTCTCCTTGGGTTGGGATGGTTGCAACAGGGGGATCAACCCCATGAATCCTTGAAGGATGCGGCGTCCGGACGCATCGGCTTCACATCTTCGGGCTTGACGGCGTCCTTGTAGTCATTGCCAAAATGGGTGCGTACGTAGTTGACCACATCGGCAATCTGCTCGTCGGTCAGCCGGTTGGCAAACGATGGCATACCATGCAGGCCGCGCGATACGACGATCACCGGATAAGCGCCTGCGGCGAGCTTGGGGTTCTTGGCCAGCGCAGGGTAGAAGCCCGCGCCCTGCGCACCCTGGCCGTTGACCATATGGCAGCCCTGGCACAGCGATTGGTAGATCTTCTCGCCGCCCTGCTGCGAAAACGTGATCTTGTTGTCGGAGAAGCCACCAAACGGGCCGGTGGGAGACGATTGCGCCTTCACTTCCTCGGCTGTGGGAGCGTGGTTGCTTTGGGCGTAGGCGAGGCCACAGGCTGCAGCGCCTGCGGCAAGAAGGAATGTAAGGGTTTTCATGGTGAAATCCTCGTGGGTGTCATCGGTGCTGGGTCGGGGCAGATCAGGCGGTGGCCTGGGCTTTGTCATGCAGGCGCTTGACGGCGTCGAGCGAAGAGAGAATCGCACCCTCTTGCCAGGCCGGGATGTACGAGCAGTGCTCGCCCGCCAGCACGATGCGGCCATCGATCTCGCACAGATTCTTGTAGTGCTGCTCGCGCAGGGCATCGGTCCACAGGCCAAAGCAACCGTTGATCCAGGGCACGCGGTGCCAGCCCACGGAAAAACCGCTCAGGAACTCCTTGGGGTACTGCGCATGCAGTTTGGCGCCTTGCT is drawn from Comamonas odontotermitis and contains these coding sequences:
- a CDS encoding c-type cytochrome, whose translation is MKTLTFLLAAGAAACGLAYAQSNHAPTAEEVKAQSSPTGPFGGFSDNKITFSQQGGEKIYQSLCQGCHMVNGQGAQGAGFYPALAKNPKLAAGAYPVIVVSRGLHGMPSFANRLTDEQIADVVNYVRTHFGNDYKDAVKPEDVKPMRPDAASFKDSWG
- a CDS encoding UPF0149 family protein, whose translation is MTKPQIPAGLNDDQLAEIDQMLDDMRERAEEIPQWEFVDGVLTALVCTRRAVPEEEFLPMLVGDGEMLERSADGSLPVLPAFADRAQQDRFLALWNIRWAEVVAQLDTDVKSLEEDDTFQPDAMDMRGAVASLPEEERKEMEGQDIPSFGQVWALGFMFVVENWAEEWAAPRDKDAARWLNDALDSVVALTEDDTGTPTVCMYDENGPASTSQERVETFGEAIWAVYDLRQIWKSMGPRQATVIKGDVPGRNDPCSCGSGKKYKKCCGA
- a CDS encoding RidA family protein; this translates as MGDGRSQSVVRHGIPGSNFPISNAVEIPPGATTVYLSGQVPPVVDASKPANDPAAYGGDTRAQTIGVLTTIDKQLKAMGLTMKDVVKMQVFLVADPAKGNKMDFAGFMQGYTQFFGTAEQPNLPSRSAFQIAALANPAWYVEIEVTAVRMPK